DNA sequence from the Cupriavidus sp. WKF15 genome:
TTCGCTCGGCGAGAGCTCCTTTGCGCTACGTCAAGTGTTGTTTGGTGTTGTTTGCACTCAAGTCAGGCCTGACAAATGCCGCTTACTGATTTGGATCAACCTCACAGCTTGCACGGAAACTAGCCTTAATCTGCTGCCGGCGTGCCCGGCTGGCGGCGGCATCTGGTCACCAATTGAACTACAGGCTGCTGGAATCGCCTTGCGCCTGGTTGCCGCGCACGCCAGCGTGGGGGACATGCTCCGGGCGGAAGGACTCGGGGAGCAAGTCGGATACTTCGGACGCCGCATCTCGGTCTCGGACGCAATCGACGAATTCAGAGCATCCGTCACGGAGGGCCCCGCGACTCGATGCACAACAGAATCGGCCTAAGTGCAGATCAGGCATAAGGCAACCCCAATCCTCCCCCAGGACTGCGGCGAGGTCTGCTGACCCCGCCTCGCCGAAGGGATCCTGACAGAAGGAACTCGTCATGAACAAACCGGAAAAAGCCAAACACCTGGTCAATGCGTCTCAGGAGGCCAAGAGCTACCTAACTGCTGACGAGCGCGCAGCCAAAGGAAGGGCGATGCGCGACGCCGTAGCCCGCAGCTCGCATGCCGGCTGGCAGGCTCGGGAAGGTCGCCGCGACCCGGTTGAACTGCTAAACGAATCCAATGCCGGACGGATTCTGGACCTAGTCCCGATCCGATACGGCCGGATGGCGGCATCGCCTTTTGCCTTCTACCGCGGATCTGCGTCGCTCATGGCGGCCGACCTGGCCACCACGCCTTCCAGTGGAATACGAGTACAGGCGTGCGGTGATGCACATCTGATGAACTTTGGCGGATTTGCTACTCCCGAGCGCAACATCATTTTCGACATCAACGATCTCGACGAAACCTTGCCGGCGCCGTTCGAGTGGGATCTTAAGCGGCTTGCGGCCAGTGTGGCCATTGCCGCGGAGCATCTCGCGCTGCCAAAGAGCGAAGCCGCCCGCGTGGTCACCGATCTCGTGCGCGAGTATCGTGAACGCATGTTCAACTATGGATGGATGCGCGCTCTCGACGTCTGGTATGACCGGATCGACCTGCAAAAGTATGAGGATCGCAGTGGAGACCCAGAGATTGTCGCTGTCGCCCGAAAGCGCCTTGCGCAGCGTATCGAGGCGGAAAGGCAAAAGACAGTCGCGGACCATCTCTACCCCAAGCTGGTATCGGAAGAAGGCGAAAGACCGAGAATCAAAGATGAGCCTCCCTTGATCTTCCACCCAACCGATGAACTTGCACCTGGCCTTGCATCGGACTATTCGGAGGCCATAGCAATCTATCGGGAAAGCCTGGCGGAGCATGTCCGTGTTCTGTTCAACCGGTTCCACTTCTTCGACATGGCCATCAAGGTCGTTGGCGTCGGCAGCGTCGGAACAATGTGTGGCGTGGGGCTGTTTCTCGCCGCCGATAACGATCCCCTCTTCTTGCAGGTGAAGGAGGCCCGTGCTTCCGTTCTGGAGCCCTATGCGGGTAAGAGCCTGCATGCCAACCACGGCCAGCGCGTTATCGCCGGCCAGCGCCTCATGCAGGCTGCCAGCGATGTATTCCTGGGCTGGACGCGCGGCGGGAACGGACGCGACTTCTATGTACGCCAACTTCGCGACATGAAGCTTTCTGCGGTGATTGAAGACTGGGATACAGGCATGCTCAGGCAGTACGCTCGCATGTGTGCACACGCCCTTGCACGCGCGCACGCACGTTCGGGCGACGCCGCCATGATCGCAGGCTACATGGGCTCCGGCCAGACCTTTGATGATGCGATTTGCGAATTCGCGACGGAATACTGCTCACAGAACCGCAGCGACTTCCGCGCCTTCGTGGCAGCGATTCGCGAAGGACGCATCGACGCAAGGTCTGAGGAACCATGAGGGCGTGCCGGTACGGCTTGGCCATACCGGCACGCACCTCTAGTGACAATGGCAGGACTATATGGCCCGTGATATTGCACTATCCGCTGCTTCACTCTGGAGCTGGCTCGCTGCATCTCCGCGATCTTGCCAGAAGCAGTGGCTGACTGCTTAGCGCCATGACTTCGCGGACAACGCTACTTAT
Encoded proteins:
- a CDS encoding DUF2252 domain-containing protein encodes the protein MNKPEKAKHLVNASQEAKSYLTADERAAKGRAMRDAVARSSHAGWQAREGRRDPVELLNESNAGRILDLVPIRYGRMAASPFAFYRGSASLMAADLATTPSSGIRVQACGDAHLMNFGGFATPERNIIFDINDLDETLPAPFEWDLKRLAASVAIAAEHLALPKSEAARVVTDLVREYRERMFNYGWMRALDVWYDRIDLQKYEDRSGDPEIVAVARKRLAQRIEAERQKTVADHLYPKLVSEEGERPRIKDEPPLIFHPTDELAPGLASDYSEAIAIYRESLAEHVRVLFNRFHFFDMAIKVVGVGSVGTMCGVGLFLAADNDPLFLQVKEARASVLEPYAGKSLHANHGQRVIAGQRLMQAASDVFLGWTRGGNGRDFYVRQLRDMKLSAVIEDWDTGMLRQYARMCAHALARAHARSGDAAMIAGYMGSGQTFDDAICEFATEYCSQNRSDFRAFVAAIREGRIDARSEEP